Proteins found in one Triticum aestivum cultivar Chinese Spring chromosome 4D, IWGSC CS RefSeq v2.1, whole genome shotgun sequence genomic segment:
- the LOC123096247 gene encoding disease resistance protein RGA5 isoform X5: protein MNREAPPWFDYQNGLCLIHQLTERSGSVKGELKVEMSSSLLTTSAMEAPMSSSLGAMGPLLRKLHSLLAPDHRLPKPLKHGIELLKEDLEELSADLLEQSMADTPNHKAVYWMDEVRELSYEVEDCIDDMMLRHAGDGVKTRAVRSHRVSRVKVYRLFKSLKPSTRVSKITELRTLVLEASERRERYHLDDCASRSSPVFTRHNPVPGLYGQATDFLVGIDDLKIKLTKWLTEDADQQLKVMCIDGPAGVGKTTLAKQLYCELGEQFDCWAFVRASRTSDTKRLLGDILSQVQHCRLPSYSCEVQNLIDNLTKYLQDKRYFIVIDDLWETTTWDIVKSAFPDGNNYSRIITTAETDGVALECCGSQSDNILKMKPLGSHASAELFFSIVCGSEHRCPDQLKEVSYRFIGKCGGLPLATICIAGLLASQTDNSELWHHLQKCLCSNLSTSPTLEEMLKEVLNLSYSCLPHYLKTCLLYLAMYPEGFTMWKVDLLKQWISEGFITAKEEKEVEEIADSYFYELVNKGMIQPEQINHNDEVLSCTLHHTVRDLIMYKSKEENFITSIDYSKAITGNSNMVRRLSLHFSSAKYATKPSGVILSQSRSLFFFGLLRCLPSDVEFKLLRVLILDFWGNQYGHTSLNLTRICSLVHLRYLKISCDIIVELPAQMRGLQYMETLEINARSSAVPLDIIHLPSLLHLSLRDETNLPDGIGRIRSLRTLQYFDLGNNTEDNVLSLGGLMNLQYLHLTYSTVQSDEHLKRNMVALASSVIKLVNLKSVILAPGALSTAIYHDVLSSVYSPPVFLQGLQKLDLLPPICMFSSFPKDIGAVRKLCYLNLVVRELRRNDIDSITGLPALTVLSLYVRQPPAESIIFNNGAFPALKYFKYMCGVLCLAFQEGALPNVHRLKLGFNARKGQQYDVLLAGIQHLVNLKKIDGIIGAAEGAEEPDRSAAESAFKDTIHKHSRFPSYVNVKRVDWVEEENEPRTEVNSSSSKCHEILQEQRGVNETEEDTKQFADSGVTNQIMQMSPQHMDLCAADTKLTMPSNNRMSFPEKLHDNIAAEAVSFSCTTSSGSSPKSSSAPSSHHSLSETYTWDPEGSPWSRALSPPTPRNTSAPQSAMHPMLSPEDHISRAEGTWSTAYFHPLPLPPSAISQVKATLSNQPAPKVEMSLVAGQWEKRKLIGSGTFGDVYEATNRHTGALCAVKAISIPNDSRSAESLKQLDQEIKLLSQFKHENIVQYYGSETIEGHLYIYMEYVHLGSINKYIQQHCGAITESIVGNFTHHILRGLAFLHGQNIMHRDIKGANMLIDGNGVVKLADFGTAKHLSTAAPNLSLKGTPYWMAPEMIRATLVKDVGYDLAVDIWSLGCTIIEMFNGKPPWSGLEGPTAMFKVLNKDPPLPDNLSHEAKDFLKCCFKRNPAARPSARELLTHPFIRNSSHYSKHVQEVIIAGCEEVIRASCDPSLTRKTTTSGGNDARSSESLVSQLTLQPVQVPPP, encoded by the exons AtgaacagggaggctcctccctGGTTCGATTACCAGAATGGTCTCTGCCTCatacatcagctcactgagaggagcgGTTCAGTAAAAGGAGAACTGAAA GTAGAGATGAGTTCTTCTCTGTTAACCACGAGCGCCATGGAGGCTCCGATGAGCTCTTCCCTGGGTGCCATGGGCCCCCTTCTCAGGAAGCTGCATTCGCTGCTGGCCCCCGACCACCGGCTGCCCAAGCCACTGAAGCACGGAATCGAGCTCCTCAAGGAAGATCTCGAAGAATTAAGCGCCGACCTGTTGGAGCAGTCAATGGCGGATACCCCCAACCACAAGGCGGTATACTGGATGGATGAGGTGCGTGAACTTTCCTATGAAGTAGAGGACTGCATCGACGACATGATGCTGAGGCACGCCGGCGACGGGGTCAAGACCAGAGCCGTCCGCAGCCACAGGGTCAGTCGTGTCAAGGTGTATCGGCTTTTCAAATCACTGAAGCCGAGCACAAGGGTTTCCAAGATCACAGAGCTCAGGACCCTGGTGCTGGAGGCGAGTGAACGACGTGAGAGGTATCATCTTGATGACTGTGCTTCACGTTCTAGCCCTGTGTTCACTAGGCACAATCCGGTTCCAGGCCTATATGGACAGGCCACGGATTTCCTTGTTGGTATCGATGACCTGAAGATTAAGCTTACCAAGTGGCTTACTGAGGATGCTGATCAACAACTGAAAGTGATGTGTATAGATGGACCTGCAGGGGTTGGCAAGACCACGCTGGCTAAACAGCTGTACTGTGAGCTTGGAGAGCAGTTCGACTGCTGGGCTTTTGTGCGGGCATCGCGAACGTCAGACACAAAGAGACTACTTGGGGACATCCTCTCTCAAGTTCAGCATTGTCGACTACCCTCTTATTCTTGCGAGGTGCAAAATCTCATTGACAATCTCACAAAATATCTCCAAGATAAGAG ATACTTTATAGTCATTGATGATCTGTGGGAAACAACAACATGGGATATTGTTAAAAGCGCTTTTCCAGATGGTAATAATTACAGCAGAATAATAACAACAGCAGAAACAGACGGTGTAGCTCTGGAATGCTGTGGTTCTCAGTCTGATAATATTTTGAAGATGAAACCCCTTGGCAGCCATGCCTCTGCAGAATTGTTCTTCAGTATTGTTTGTGGCTCTGAACATCGGTGTCCTGATCAATTGAAGGAAGTTTCATATAGATTCATTGGAAAGTGTGGTGGTTTGCCACTAGCAACCATTTGTATTGCTGGTCTCTTAGCCAGTCAGACGGACAACTCTGAGCTATGGCATCATCTGCAGAAATGTTTATGCTCCAATTTAAGTACAAGTCCTACTTTGGAAGAGATGCTGAAAGAAGTACTAAACCTTAGCTACAGTTGTCTTCCTCATTATTTGAAGACATGCTTGCTGTATCTTGCTATGTATCCAGAGGGGTTCACGATGTGGAAGGTTGATTTGTTGAAGCAATGGATATCTGAAGGTTTCATTACTGCAAAGGAAGAAAAAGAGGTGGAGGAAATTGCAGATAGCTATTTTTATGAGCTTGTCAACAAGGGAATGATCCAACCTGAGCAAATTAACCACAATGATGAGGTGTTATCCTGTACATTGCACCACACTGTACGTGATCTTATTATGTACAAGTCCAAAGAAGAGAATTTTATCACTTCCATAGATTACTCAAAAGCCATCACAGGAAATTCTAATATGGTTCGTCGACTTTCTCTCCACTTTAGCAGTGCCAAATATGCGACCAAACCATCAGGTGTAATACTGTCGCAATCGCGATCACTTTTCTTTTTTGGACTTCTCAGATGTTTGCCTTCTGATGTGGAATTTAAGTTGCTGCGAGTATTAATCCTTGACTTTTGGGGCAACCAATATGGGCATACGAGTCTCAACCTCACAAGAATTTGCAGTTTGGTTCACCTCAGATATTTGAAGATTTCATGCGATATCATTGTAGAACTGCCAGCCCAGATGCGAGGACTACAATACATGGAAACACTGGAAATAAATGCAAGATCATCTGCTGTTCCATTGGATATTATTCATCTCCCGAGCTTATTGCATCTCTCTCTTCGAGATGAGACAAATCTACCTGATGGGATTGGCCGCATCAGGTCTCTGCGTACACTACAGTATTTTGACCTTGGCAATAACACTGAAGACAATGTACTGAGCCTGGGTGGCCTGATGAACCTGCAGTATCTTCATCTCACCTATTCCACAGTGCAGTCTGATGAGCATCTGAAGAGAAACATGGTTGCTCTGGCCTCTTCTGTTATCAAGCTTGTTAACCTCAAATCTGTCATTCTGGCTCCTGGAGCTTTAAGCACAGCCATTTACCATGATGTCCTGAGCAGCGTTTATTCTCCTCCTGTTTTTCTTCAGGGTCTTCAGAAACTTGATTTGTTGCCCCCAATTTGCATGTTTTCCAGTTTTCCCAAGGATATTGGAGCAGTTCGCAAACTTTGCTATTTGAATCTTGTGGTCCGTGAACTACGAAGGAATGATATTGACAGCATCACAGGATTGCCTGCCCTAACTGTTCTTTCATTGTATGTCCGGCAACCCCCTGCAGAAAGCATCATCTTCAACAATGGGGCGTTCCCTGCTCTCAAGTATTTCAAATACATGTGCGGTGTACTGTGCCTGGCCTTCCAGGAAGGAGCATTGCCCAATGTTCATAGGCTCAAACTAGGTTTCAATGCCCGCAAAGGACAGCAGTATGATGTTTTGCTTGCCGGCATTCAGCACTTGGTAAACCTGAAGAAGATTGATGGAATAATTGGGGCAGCCGAGGGTGCTGAGGAACCCGACAGAAGTGCTGCAGAGTCTGCGTTCAAGGATACCATTCACAAGCATTCAAGGTTTCCTAGTTACGTCAACGTAAAAAGGGTAGATTGGGTTGAGGAAGAGAACGAGCCAAGGACCGAAGTTAACAGCTCATCAAGTAAATGTCATGAAATTCTACAAGAACAGCGTGGGGTAAATGAGACCGAGGAAGATACAAAGCAGTTTGCTGATAGCGG GGTGACAAATCAGATCATGCAGATGTCTCCTCAGCATATGGATTTATGCGCAGCCGATACAAAGCTGACTATGCCTAGTAATAACAGAATGTCATTTCCTGAAAAGTTACATGATAATATTGCAGCTGAAGCAGTGAGCTTTTCATGTACTACATCATCTGGTTCAAGTCCAAAATCGTCGTCAGCTCCATCATCTCATCACTCTTTATCTGAAACATATACATGGGATCCGGAGGGATCTCCTTGGTCAAGGGCATTGAGTCCTCCTACGCCAAGGAATACCAGTGCCCCTCAATCAGCTATGCATCCGATGTTATCCCCAGAAGATCATATTTCACGCGCTGAAGGCACCTGGAGTACTGCCTATTTTCACCCCTTACCACTTCCTCCCAGTGCTATAAGCCAAGTGAAAGCAACTCTCAGCAACCAACCTGCTCCAAAAGTTGAAATGTCCTTAGTAGCTGGTCAATGGGAAAAGAGAAAACTTATAGGCAGTGGTACATTTGGTGATGTATATGAAGCTACCAACAG GCATACTGGAGCTCTTTGTGCAGTGAAAGCGATCAGTATTCCTAATGATTCTAGATCTGCTGAGTCCTTGAAGCAATTAGATCAG GAAATAAAGCTTCTAAGCCAATTTAAGCATGAGAACATAGTCCAGTATTATGGTAGCGAAACT ATAGAAGGCCACCTCTACATTTACATGGAGTATGTTCATCTTGGTTCAATTAATAAGTATATCCAACAACATTGTGGAGCAATAACAGAATCGATTGTCGGCAACTTCACTCACCATATTCTTAGGGGTTTAGCGTTTTTGCATGGCCAAAATATTATGCATAG GGATATCAAAGGAGCAAATATGCTAATTGATGGTAACGGTGTTGTTAAATTGGCTGACTTTGGAACGGCTAAGCAT TTAAGTACTGCAGCCCCTAATCTTTCATTGAAGGGAACACCATATTGGATGGCCCCAGAG atgatTCGGGCTACACTTGTTAAAGACGTAGGCTATGATCTTGCTGTTGATATCTGGAGTCTTGGTTGCACCATTATCGAGATGTTCAATGGAAAACCTCCTTGGAGCGGTCTTGAAGGG CCTACTGCAATGTTCAAGGTTTTGAATAAGGACCCACCACTTCCTGACAATTTATCACATGAGGCAAAGGATTTTCTGAAATGCTGTTTCAAGAGGAATCCAGCAGCAAGGCCAAGCGCAAGGGAGTTGTTGACCCATCCGTTTATCAGGAATTCAAGTCATTACAGCAAGCATGTTCAAGAAGTCATTATTGCAGGCTGTGAGGAAGTCATTCGAGCAAGCTGTGACCCATCCTTGACAAGGAAAACTACAACTAG tggaggaaatgatgccagGTCTTCCGAATCATTAGTTTCACAGTTAACTCTGCAACCAGTCCAG GTACCCCCACCATAA
- the LOC123096247 gene encoding disease resistance protein RGA5 isoform X1 yields the protein MNREAPPWFDYQNGLCLIHQLTERSGSVKGELKVEMSSSLLTTSAMEAPMSSSLGAMGPLLRKLHSLLAPDHRLPKPLKHGIELLKEDLEELSADLLEQSMADTPNHKAVYWMDEVRELSYEVEDCIDDMMLRHAGDGVKTRAVRSHRVSRVKVYRLFKSLKPSTRVSKITELRTLVLEASERRERYHLDDCASRSSPVFTRHNPVPGLYGQATDFLVGIDDLKIKLTKWLTEDADQQLKVMCIDGPAGVGKTTLAKQLYCELGEQFDCWAFVRASRTSDTKRLLGDILSQVQHCRLPSYSCEVQNLIDNLTKYLQDKRYFIVIDDLWETTTWDIVKSAFPDGNNYSRIITTAETDGVALECCGSQSDNILKMKPLGSHASAELFFSIVCGSEHRCPDQLKEVSYRFIGKCGGLPLATICIAGLLASQTDNSELWHHLQKCLCSNLSTSPTLEEMLKEVLNLSYSCLPHYLKTCLLYLAMYPEGFTMWKVDLLKQWISEGFITAKEEKEVEEIADSYFYELVNKGMIQPEQINHNDEVLSCTLHHTVRDLIMYKSKEENFITSIDYSKAITGNSNMVRRLSLHFSSAKYATKPSGVILSQSRSLFFFGLLRCLPSDVEFKLLRVLILDFWGNQYGHTSLNLTRICSLVHLRYLKISCDIIVELPAQMRGLQYMETLEINARSSAVPLDIIHLPSLLHLSLRDETNLPDGIGRIRSLRTLQYFDLGNNTEDNVLSLGGLMNLQYLHLTYSTVQSDEHLKRNMVALASSVIKLVNLKSVILAPGALSTAIYHDVLSSVYSPPVFLQGLQKLDLLPPICMFSSFPKDIGAVRKLCYLNLVVRELRRNDIDSITGLPALTVLSLYVRQPPAESIIFNNGAFPALKYFKYMCGVLCLAFQEGALPNVHRLKLGFNARKGQQYDVLLAGIQHLVNLKKIDGIIGAAEGAEEPDRSAAESAFKDTIHKHSRFPSYVNVKRVDWVEEENEPRTEVNSSSSKCHEILQEQRGVNETEEDTKQFADSGVTNQIMQMSPQHMDLCAADTKLTMPSNNRMSFPEKLHDNIAAEAVSFSCTTSSGSSPKSSSAPSSHHSLSETYTWDPEGSPWSRALSPPTPRNTSAPQSAMHPMLSPEDHISRAEGTWSTAYFHPLPLPPSAISQVKATLSNQPAPKVEMSLVAGQWEKRKLIGSGTFGDVYEATNRHTGALCAVKAISIPNDSRSAESLKQLDQEIKLLSQFKHENIVQYYGSETIEGHLYIYMEYVHLGSINKYIQQHCGAITESIVGNFTHHILRGLAFLHGQNIMHRDIKGANMLIDGNGVVKLADFGTAKHLSTAAPNLSLKGTPYWMAPEMIRATLVKDVGYDLAVDIWSLGCTIIEMFNGKPPWSGLEGPTAMFKVLNKDPPLPDNLSHEAKDFLKCCFKRNPAARPSARELLTHPFIRNSSHYSKHVQEVIIAGCEEVIRASCDPSLTRKTTTSGGNDARSSESLVSQLTLQPVQRGTMRALGVPAISHLLTSTGRATRGQKQAVARPALQEKNIHMCRPTLHRRHTSLGRWCLRMQH from the exons AtgaacagggaggctcctccctGGTTCGATTACCAGAATGGTCTCTGCCTCatacatcagctcactgagaggagcgGTTCAGTAAAAGGAGAACTGAAA GTAGAGATGAGTTCTTCTCTGTTAACCACGAGCGCCATGGAGGCTCCGATGAGCTCTTCCCTGGGTGCCATGGGCCCCCTTCTCAGGAAGCTGCATTCGCTGCTGGCCCCCGACCACCGGCTGCCCAAGCCACTGAAGCACGGAATCGAGCTCCTCAAGGAAGATCTCGAAGAATTAAGCGCCGACCTGTTGGAGCAGTCAATGGCGGATACCCCCAACCACAAGGCGGTATACTGGATGGATGAGGTGCGTGAACTTTCCTATGAAGTAGAGGACTGCATCGACGACATGATGCTGAGGCACGCCGGCGACGGGGTCAAGACCAGAGCCGTCCGCAGCCACAGGGTCAGTCGTGTCAAGGTGTATCGGCTTTTCAAATCACTGAAGCCGAGCACAAGGGTTTCCAAGATCACAGAGCTCAGGACCCTGGTGCTGGAGGCGAGTGAACGACGTGAGAGGTATCATCTTGATGACTGTGCTTCACGTTCTAGCCCTGTGTTCACTAGGCACAATCCGGTTCCAGGCCTATATGGACAGGCCACGGATTTCCTTGTTGGTATCGATGACCTGAAGATTAAGCTTACCAAGTGGCTTACTGAGGATGCTGATCAACAACTGAAAGTGATGTGTATAGATGGACCTGCAGGGGTTGGCAAGACCACGCTGGCTAAACAGCTGTACTGTGAGCTTGGAGAGCAGTTCGACTGCTGGGCTTTTGTGCGGGCATCGCGAACGTCAGACACAAAGAGACTACTTGGGGACATCCTCTCTCAAGTTCAGCATTGTCGACTACCCTCTTATTCTTGCGAGGTGCAAAATCTCATTGACAATCTCACAAAATATCTCCAAGATAAGAG ATACTTTATAGTCATTGATGATCTGTGGGAAACAACAACATGGGATATTGTTAAAAGCGCTTTTCCAGATGGTAATAATTACAGCAGAATAATAACAACAGCAGAAACAGACGGTGTAGCTCTGGAATGCTGTGGTTCTCAGTCTGATAATATTTTGAAGATGAAACCCCTTGGCAGCCATGCCTCTGCAGAATTGTTCTTCAGTATTGTTTGTGGCTCTGAACATCGGTGTCCTGATCAATTGAAGGAAGTTTCATATAGATTCATTGGAAAGTGTGGTGGTTTGCCACTAGCAACCATTTGTATTGCTGGTCTCTTAGCCAGTCAGACGGACAACTCTGAGCTATGGCATCATCTGCAGAAATGTTTATGCTCCAATTTAAGTACAAGTCCTACTTTGGAAGAGATGCTGAAAGAAGTACTAAACCTTAGCTACAGTTGTCTTCCTCATTATTTGAAGACATGCTTGCTGTATCTTGCTATGTATCCAGAGGGGTTCACGATGTGGAAGGTTGATTTGTTGAAGCAATGGATATCTGAAGGTTTCATTACTGCAAAGGAAGAAAAAGAGGTGGAGGAAATTGCAGATAGCTATTTTTATGAGCTTGTCAACAAGGGAATGATCCAACCTGAGCAAATTAACCACAATGATGAGGTGTTATCCTGTACATTGCACCACACTGTACGTGATCTTATTATGTACAAGTCCAAAGAAGAGAATTTTATCACTTCCATAGATTACTCAAAAGCCATCACAGGAAATTCTAATATGGTTCGTCGACTTTCTCTCCACTTTAGCAGTGCCAAATATGCGACCAAACCATCAGGTGTAATACTGTCGCAATCGCGATCACTTTTCTTTTTTGGACTTCTCAGATGTTTGCCTTCTGATGTGGAATTTAAGTTGCTGCGAGTATTAATCCTTGACTTTTGGGGCAACCAATATGGGCATACGAGTCTCAACCTCACAAGAATTTGCAGTTTGGTTCACCTCAGATATTTGAAGATTTCATGCGATATCATTGTAGAACTGCCAGCCCAGATGCGAGGACTACAATACATGGAAACACTGGAAATAAATGCAAGATCATCTGCTGTTCCATTGGATATTATTCATCTCCCGAGCTTATTGCATCTCTCTCTTCGAGATGAGACAAATCTACCTGATGGGATTGGCCGCATCAGGTCTCTGCGTACACTACAGTATTTTGACCTTGGCAATAACACTGAAGACAATGTACTGAGCCTGGGTGGCCTGATGAACCTGCAGTATCTTCATCTCACCTATTCCACAGTGCAGTCTGATGAGCATCTGAAGAGAAACATGGTTGCTCTGGCCTCTTCTGTTATCAAGCTTGTTAACCTCAAATCTGTCATTCTGGCTCCTGGAGCTTTAAGCACAGCCATTTACCATGATGTCCTGAGCAGCGTTTATTCTCCTCCTGTTTTTCTTCAGGGTCTTCAGAAACTTGATTTGTTGCCCCCAATTTGCATGTTTTCCAGTTTTCCCAAGGATATTGGAGCAGTTCGCAAACTTTGCTATTTGAATCTTGTGGTCCGTGAACTACGAAGGAATGATATTGACAGCATCACAGGATTGCCTGCCCTAACTGTTCTTTCATTGTATGTCCGGCAACCCCCTGCAGAAAGCATCATCTTCAACAATGGGGCGTTCCCTGCTCTCAAGTATTTCAAATACATGTGCGGTGTACTGTGCCTGGCCTTCCAGGAAGGAGCATTGCCCAATGTTCATAGGCTCAAACTAGGTTTCAATGCCCGCAAAGGACAGCAGTATGATGTTTTGCTTGCCGGCATTCAGCACTTGGTAAACCTGAAGAAGATTGATGGAATAATTGGGGCAGCCGAGGGTGCTGAGGAACCCGACAGAAGTGCTGCAGAGTCTGCGTTCAAGGATACCATTCACAAGCATTCAAGGTTTCCTAGTTACGTCAACGTAAAAAGGGTAGATTGGGTTGAGGAAGAGAACGAGCCAAGGACCGAAGTTAACAGCTCATCAAGTAAATGTCATGAAATTCTACAAGAACAGCGTGGGGTAAATGAGACCGAGGAAGATACAAAGCAGTTTGCTGATAGCGG GGTGACAAATCAGATCATGCAGATGTCTCCTCAGCATATGGATTTATGCGCAGCCGATACAAAGCTGACTATGCCTAGTAATAACAGAATGTCATTTCCTGAAAAGTTACATGATAATATTGCAGCTGAAGCAGTGAGCTTTTCATGTACTACATCATCTGGTTCAAGTCCAAAATCGTCGTCAGCTCCATCATCTCATCACTCTTTATCTGAAACATATACATGGGATCCGGAGGGATCTCCTTGGTCAAGGGCATTGAGTCCTCCTACGCCAAGGAATACCAGTGCCCCTCAATCAGCTATGCATCCGATGTTATCCCCAGAAGATCATATTTCACGCGCTGAAGGCACCTGGAGTACTGCCTATTTTCACCCCTTACCACTTCCTCCCAGTGCTATAAGCCAAGTGAAAGCAACTCTCAGCAACCAACCTGCTCCAAAAGTTGAAATGTCCTTAGTAGCTGGTCAATGGGAAAAGAGAAAACTTATAGGCAGTGGTACATTTGGTGATGTATATGAAGCTACCAACAG GCATACTGGAGCTCTTTGTGCAGTGAAAGCGATCAGTATTCCTAATGATTCTAGATCTGCTGAGTCCTTGAAGCAATTAGATCAG GAAATAAAGCTTCTAAGCCAATTTAAGCATGAGAACATAGTCCAGTATTATGGTAGCGAAACT ATAGAAGGCCACCTCTACATTTACATGGAGTATGTTCATCTTGGTTCAATTAATAAGTATATCCAACAACATTGTGGAGCAATAACAGAATCGATTGTCGGCAACTTCACTCACCATATTCTTAGGGGTTTAGCGTTTTTGCATGGCCAAAATATTATGCATAG GGATATCAAAGGAGCAAATATGCTAATTGATGGTAACGGTGTTGTTAAATTGGCTGACTTTGGAACGGCTAAGCAT TTAAGTACTGCAGCCCCTAATCTTTCATTGAAGGGAACACCATATTGGATGGCCCCAGAG atgatTCGGGCTACACTTGTTAAAGACGTAGGCTATGATCTTGCTGTTGATATCTGGAGTCTTGGTTGCACCATTATCGAGATGTTCAATGGAAAACCTCCTTGGAGCGGTCTTGAAGGG CCTACTGCAATGTTCAAGGTTTTGAATAAGGACCCACCACTTCCTGACAATTTATCACATGAGGCAAAGGATTTTCTGAAATGCTGTTTCAAGAGGAATCCAGCAGCAAGGCCAAGCGCAAGGGAGTTGTTGACCCATCCGTTTATCAGGAATTCAAGTCATTACAGCAAGCATGTTCAAGAAGTCATTATTGCAGGCTGTGAGGAAGTCATTCGAGCAAGCTGTGACCCATCCTTGACAAGGAAAACTACAACTAG tggaggaaatgatgccagGTCTTCCGAATCATTAGTTTCACAGTTAACTCTGCAACCAGTCCAG AGGGGCACGATGAGGGCGTTGGGCGTACCGGCAATCAGCCATTTGCTCACCTCCACCGGCAGAGCTACGCGAGGGCAAAAACAGGCAGTGGCCCGCCCAGCCCTCCAGGAAAAAAATATACATATGTGCCGTCCAACGCTGCATCGCAGGCATACATCACTGGGTCGCTGGTGTCTTCGCATGCAACACTGA